The proteins below are encoded in one region of Deltaproteobacteria bacterium:
- the amrS gene encoding AmmeMemoRadiSam system radical SAM enzyme → MRDAPYVGRWWERLDEERIVCNLCPRHCKVKDGQRAFCFVRQNVGGQMILTTYGRSTGFCIDPIEKKPLNHFYPGSAVLSFGTAGCNLGCRFCQNWDISKAREVEILSQYASPELIAAAAVEQGCRSVAFTYNDPVIFAEYAIDTAKACHERGIKTVAVTSGYITPEARGEFYAHMDAANVDLKAFTETFYEKLCFAELAPILDTLSYLRRETQVWFEVTTLLIPGQNDSEEEVAKLCDWFVRELGDEVPLHFTAFHPDFKMLDLPPTPPSTLFRARRQALSAGLKHVYTGNVLDREGQSTYCAGCGALLIERSGYTLGTWALTDEGRCQKCSRALPGRFAARPGAWGARRQPVRFHSDA, encoded by the coding sequence ATGCGAGACGCGCCATATGTGGGTCGGTGGTGGGAGCGCCTGGACGAGGAGCGGATCGTCTGCAACCTCTGCCCGCGCCACTGCAAGGTGAAGGACGGGCAGCGAGCCTTCTGCTTCGTGCGCCAGAACGTGGGGGGGCAGATGATCCTCACCACCTACGGGCGCTCGACCGGGTTCTGCATCGACCCGATCGAGAAGAAGCCGCTCAATCACTTCTACCCGGGGAGCGCGGTGCTCTCCTTCGGCACCGCCGGCTGCAACCTGGGCTGCCGCTTCTGCCAGAACTGGGACATCTCCAAGGCGCGCGAGGTGGAGATCCTGAGCCAGTACGCCTCGCCCGAGCTCATCGCCGCCGCCGCCGTCGAGCAGGGGTGCCGCAGCGTGGCCTTCACCTACAACGATCCGGTGATCTTCGCCGAGTACGCCATCGACACGGCCAAGGCCTGCCACGAGCGGGGCATCAAGACCGTCGCCGTCACGTCGGGGTACATCACGCCCGAGGCGCGCGGCGAGTTCTACGCGCACATGGACGCGGCGAACGTGGACCTGAAGGCCTTCACCGAGACCTTCTACGAGAAGCTCTGCTTCGCCGAGCTCGCCCCGATCCTGGACACGCTCAGCTACCTGCGCCGCGAGACGCAGGTCTGGTTCGAGGTCACGACCCTGCTCATCCCGGGGCAGAACGACTCCGAGGAGGAAGTGGCCAAGCTCTGCGACTGGTTCGTGCGCGAGCTCGGCGACGAGGTGCCGCTGCACTTCACCGCGTTTCATCCCGACTTCAAGATGCTCGACCTGCCGCCCACGCCCCCCTCGACCCTCTTCCGCGCGCGACGGCAGGCGCTCTCGGCCGGGCTGAAGCACGTCTACACGGGGAACGTCCTCGACCGCGAGGGCCAGAGCACCTATTGCGCCGGCTGCGGCGCGCTACTGATCGAGCGCAGCGGCTACACCCTCGGCACCTGGGCTCTCACCGACGAGGGGCGGTGCCAGAAATGCTCCCGCGCGCTGCCGGGTCGCTTCGCGGCGCGACCCGGAGCCTGGGGGGCGCGCCGCCAGCCGGTCCGCTTCCACAGCGACGCCTAG